A window from Vigna angularis cultivar LongXiaoDou No.4 chromosome 7, ASM1680809v1, whole genome shotgun sequence encodes these proteins:
- the LOC108336819 gene encoding uncharacterized protein LOC108336819, translating into MARRPPPPPPTTPDAPDMMRMMELVITEASQRQYLELLTSGTIVVGPSSSSSTQPQEWSLENFLQHRPAKFNGQVSPDEADRWFRDMEHIFNAKRCSYENRLAFTEYLLSGEASHWWSSMRTIVEGGNTQITWELFKERFYAEYFPDSVRFPKEIEFLQLVQGNISVFEYADRFKHLIRFHTVPMSEVWQCRKFENGLRGEIKLLVKGLSIKEFPALVEMARVMEKTKLEVDSQKSQPLRVGGPVMSRGGSSSRRTPYSRPPSHGSRGSFSQSLVQSG; encoded by the exons ATGGCACGTAggcctcctcctcctccacccaCAACTCCTGATGCACCAGatatgatgaggatgatggaATTGGTGATAA CTGAGGCCTCTCAGAGGCAGTATTTGGAATTGTTGACCAGTGGAACGATTGTAGTTGGaccctcatcttcttcttccacacAACCTCAAGAGTGGAGTCTTGAGAACTTCTTGCAGCACCGTCCAGCGAAGTTTAATGGACAGGTTAGCCCAGATGAGGCGGATAGGTGGTTTAGAGATATGGAGCACATTTTTAATGCCAAGAGGTGTTCATATGAGAATAGACTGGCTTTCACGGAATATTTATTATCCGGGGAAGCTAGTCATTGGTGGAGTAGTATGAGGACCATAGTAGAGGGCGGTAACACTCAGATCACTTGGGAGTTGTTCAAGGAGAGATTCTATGCTGAATATTTTCCTGACAGCGTCAGATTTCCTAAAGAGATTGAATTTCTACAACTGGTTCAGGGAAATATATCAGTCTTTGAGTATGCAGACCGGTTCAAGCATCTGATCAGGTTTCATACAGTGCCGATGAGTGAAGTTTGGCAGTGTCGGAAATTTGAGAATGGTCTTAGAGGGGAGATCAAGTTGTTGGTGAAGGGGCTTTCTATTAAAGAATTTCCAGCTTTGGTGGAAATGGCAAGGGTCATGGAGAAGACCAAGTTGGAGGTGGACAGCCAGAAGAGTCAGCCTTTGAGAGTGGGAGGACCGGTGATGTCCAGAGGTGGTTCCAGTTCTAGAAGGACTCCCTACTCTAGGCCTCCTTCTCATGGGTCTAGGGGTTCCTTCTCCCAGTCTTTAGTGCAATCAGGGTAA
- the LOC108337728 gene encoding protein DETOXIFICATION 48, with the protein MCNPNPTSPSSFPTPSKSHPKVLYLSPHDDDQAQDELHRWPTFNEAIAEIKAIGMISGPTAITGLVLYSRAMISMIFLGYLGEMELAGGSLSIGFANITGYSVISGLAMGMEPICGQAYGAKQWKLLGLTLQRTVLLLLSTSIPISFMWLNMKRILLWSGQDNEIASVAQTFIIFSIPDLFLLSLLHPLRIYLRTQRITLPLTYCSTISVLLHVPLNFLLVVHLKMGIAGVATAMVLTNLNLILFLSSFVYFSGAYKASWVPPSVDCIKGWSSLLSLAVPTCVSVCLEWWWYEFMIMLCGLLANPKATIASMGILIQTTSLVYVFPSSLSLGVSTRIGNELGANNPGKARLSMIVSLFCAVALGLAAMLFTTLMRHQWGRFFTNDHEILELTSLVLPIAGLCELGNCPQTTGCGVLRGSARPAIGANINLGSFYLVGMPVAILLGFVAKMGFAGLWLGLLAAQVSCAGLMLYVLCRTDWNVEVEKAKELTKTTSTTTTTSSAAATAPDSNSKLPTLTPKEANMNNNAHACCLEEIVITAASDEFTNISSLETDPLIIPTTRHTQV; encoded by the exons ATGTGTAATCCCAACCCAACTTCACCATCTTCATTTCCTACTCCCTCAAAATCTCACCCCAAAGTTCTCTATCTTTCTCCTCATGATGATGATCAGGCTCAAGATGAGTTGCACAGATGGCCTACCTTCAATGAG GCCATAGCAGAAATCAAGGCTATAGGGATGATATCAGGTCCAACAGCCATAACTGGTTTAGTGTTGTATTCAAGAGCTATGATCTCTATGATTTTCCTTGGCTATCTTGGAGAGATGGAACTAGCTGGAGGGTCTCTCTCTATTGGTTTTGCCAACATCACTGGCTACTCTGTGATCTCTGGATTGGCCATGGGGATGGAGCCAATTTGTGGACAGGCTTATGGAGCAAAGCAATGGAAGCTACTTGGCTTGACACTGCAGAGAACTGTGCTCCTTCTGCTCTCAACATCCATCCCCATCTCATTCATGTGGCTCAACATGAAGAGAATCCTCTTGTGGTCTGGCCAAGACAATGAAATAGCATCAGTGGCTCAAACATTCATCATTTTCTCAATACCTGACCTTTTCCTCCTCTCACTTCTCCACCCTCTGAGAATCTACCTCAGGACTCAGAGAATCACATTGCCATTGACATATTGCTCAACCATCTCAGTTCTTCTCCATGTGCCTTTGAATTTCCTCCTGGTGGTTCATCTCAAGATGGGAATTGCTGGGGTGGCTACTGCAATGGTGTTGACCAACCTCAATCTGATTCTCTTCCTCTCCTCTTTTGTCTACTTCTCTGGTGCATACAAGGCCTCATGGGTTCCCCCAAGCGTGGATTGCATCAAAGGGTGGTCCTCATTGCTGTCACTTGCAGTTCCAACCTGTGTCTCAGTTTGCCTTGAGTGGTGGTGGTATGAGTTCATGATAATGCTATGTGGCCTTTTGGCCAATCCAAAAGCAACCATTGCTTCAATGGGAATCCTTATCCAAACAACATCTTTGGTCTATGTGTTCCCATCATCACTCAGCCTCGGTGTTTCCACAAGAATAGGGAATGAGCTAGGTGCAAACAACCCTGGAAAAGCAAGACTTTCCATGATAGTCTCACTCTTTTGTGCTGTGGCATTAGGCCTTGCAGCCATGCTGTTCACCACCTTGATGAGGCACCAATGGGGCAGATTCTTCACCAATGATCATGAAATTTTGGAACTCACATCACTGGTGCTGCCAATTGCTGGCCTCTGTGAGCTTGGAAACTGCCCACAGACCACAGGCTGTGGAGTCCTAAGGGGCAGTGCAAGACCTGCCATTGGTGCCAACATCAATTTGGGCTCATTTTACTTGGTGGGTATGCCAGTGGCTATCCTTCTGGGCTTTGTGGCCAAAATGGGGTTTGCAGGGCTTTGGCTTGGGTTGCTTGCAGCCCAAGTCTCCTGTGCAGGCCTCATGCTCTATGTGCTTTGCAGAACAGATTGgaatgtagaagtagaaaaagcCAAGGAACtcacaaaaacaacatcaacaactaCTACCACTTCTTCTGCTGCTGCTACAGCTCCAGATTCTAACTCTAAGTTACCTACACTCACCCCAAAAGAGGCTAACATGAACAACAATGCTCATGCTTGTTGTCTTGAAGAGATAGTTATTACTGCTGCTTCTGATGAGTTTACCAATATTTCTTCACTTGAAACAGATCCACTGATCATTCCCACCACCAGACACACTCAAGTTTAG
- the LOC108336820 gene encoding uncharacterized protein LOC108336820, which translates to MDWLSANRILIDYGEKKLVFPKEEGAVLLSSRQLKQDLVEGACCFLVLSHLSVEQSGQGLDHSVVSDFLDVFPEEVSGLPPQREVEFSIDLVPGARPVSISPYRMAPVELAELKKQIEHLLEKQFIRPSVSLWASDQVFLCGVRLCCL; encoded by the coding sequence ATGGATTGGCTATctgccaatcgcattctcatagacTACGGTGAGAAGAAGTTAGTTTTTCCTAAAGAGGAAGGGGCAGTGTTGTTGTCTTCAAGACAGCTGAAGCAAGATTTGGTAGAAGGTGCTTGTTGTTTTCTCGTGCTTTCGCATCTGTCAGTTGAGCAGAGTGGGCAGGGTTTAGATCACTCAGTTGTGAGTGATTTCTTGGATGTGTTTCCTGAGGAAGTGTCGGGGTTGCCTCCTCAGAGGGAAGTCGAGTTTTCTATTGATTTGGTGCCTGGAGCAAGACCAGTATCAATATCGCCGTATAGAATGGCTCCAGTTGAGTTAGCTGAGctgaagaagcaaattgaacATTTGCTTGAGAAACAATTCATCAGACCAAGTGTTTCTCTGTGGGCATCAGACCAAGTGTTTCTCTGTGGGGTGCGCCTGTGTTGCttgtga